A single window of Nicotiana sylvestris chromosome 5, ASM39365v2, whole genome shotgun sequence DNA harbors:
- the LOC104235708 gene encoding exocyst complex component SEC8, translating to MGKFDLLPIPKDKSYLREELARVDENWAAARFDSLPHVVRILTSKDREGDVQVLKEQSEIIEEVVDEVVHAYHGGFNKAIQNYSQILRLFSESTQSIGVLKGDLAEAKKLLGARNKQLHQLWYRSVTLRHIISLLDQIEGIAKVPARIEKLINEKQFYAAVQLHVQSALMLEREGLQTVGALQDVRSELTKLRGVLFYKVLEDLHAHLYNKGEYSSTLFSISERDDEVPTTVAVPLSMNNSQPLSRRTRLLKGENQFGSFGPGDGSHRTSSIDGSSVAEGHDEDGEDTVSDGYPTSLRINGTDGASKDVKMVSHQIPTWLSESTPDEFVEAIRKTEAPLHVKYLQTMVECLCMLGKVAAAGAIICQRLRPTIHEIITTKIKAHAENAPRPGIGQAAQTAITGLHYLKGQLESFQSSKQKHQNGIYLAVLLAVSPVSPVMAPTGTAQAAAKELLDSILDTVVHIFENHVIVGELLESKCSQQVDLNTPKSMPTDISWNPDSDASRDTGGYSVGFSLTVLQSECQQLICEILRATPEAASADAAVQTARLASKAPSKDKRDGSEDGLTFAFRFTDATVSISNQGVDLIRQGWSKRGSNVLQEGYGTAAILPEQGIYLAASIYRPVLQFTDKVASMLPQKYSQLGNDGLLAFVENFVKDHFLPAMFVDYRKAVQQAISSPAAFRPRAHAITSYTPLVEKGRPILQGLLAIDFLAKEVLGWAQAMPKFAVALVNYVQTFLERTYERCRTSYMEAVLEKQSYMLIGRHDIENLMRRDPATTCLPCSIGELNAENGAAYAENLEVEMEISDTLLNLRPIRQENLIRDDNKLILLASLSDSLEYVADSIERLGKICPSTSNQVEENEKQKAPKHSRTSSTPPKDLTSFAEEYKKLAIDCLKVLRVEMQLETIFHLQEMTSKEYLDDQDAEEPDDYIISLTNLITRRDEEMAPFIAGSRRNYIFGGICSVASNASIKALADLKSINLFGVQQICRNSIALEQALAAIPSIDGEAVQLRLDRVRTYYELLNMPFEALLAFIAEHENLFTFAEYSDLLKVQVPGREIPADAQDRVAEILPR from the exons ATGGGAAAATTTGATCTACTGCCGATTCCTAAGGACAAATCG TACTTAAGGGAGGAACTTGCTAGGGTAGACGAGAACTGGGCTGCTGCTCGGTTTGATTCACTGCCTCATGTTGTTCGTATATTGACCTCGAAAGATCGTGAAGGTGATGTCCAGGTCTTAAAGGAGCAGAGTGAAATTATTGAGGAAGTTGTAGATGAAGTAGTGCATGCCTACCATGGTGGCTTCAATAAAGCTATTCAAAATTATTCTCAG ATTTTGCGGTTATTCAGTGAATCTACTCAAAGCATTGGTGTTTTAAAAGGTGACTTGGCGGAGGCTAAGAAGCTTCTTGGTGCCAGAAACAAGCAGTTGCATCAGTTGTGGTATCGCTCTGTTACATTGCGACATATTATCTCCTTGTTAGATCAAATAGAAGGCATAGCTAAG GTTCCTGCTCGTATTGAAAAGCTGATTAATGAAAAGCAGTTCTACGCTGCCGTGCAGTTGCATGTTCAATCAGCTCTTATGCTTGAGCGAGAGGGCCTTCAAACG GTTGGTGCTTTACAAGATGTCAGATCTGAGTTGACAAAGCTACGAGGAGTTCTTTTCTATAAAGTTTTGGAGGATCTGCATGCCCATCTTTATAATAAGGGTGAATACAG CTCAACTCTCTTCAGTATCAGTGAAAGGGATGATGAAGTACCGACCACTGTTGCTGTACCATTGTCCATGAACAACTCGCAGCCTCTCTCTCGAAGAACTAGGTTGCTAAAAGGTGAAAATCAGTTCGGCTCATTTGGACCTGGGGATGGATCTCACAGAACTAGCTCTATTGATGGCAG CTCTGTAGCAGAAGGTCATGATGAGGATGGTGAAGATACTGTGTCAGATGGCTATCCTACCTCTTTAAGGATTAATGGCACTGATGGTGCTTCGAAGGATGTCAAAATGGTTTCTCATCAAATTCCGACATGGCTTTCAGAATCTACACCAGATGAATTTGTT GAAGCAATCCGGAAAACTGAAGCCCCGTTGCATGTGAAGTACTTGCAGACCATGGTGGAGTGCCTTTGCATGCTTGGGAAAGTTGCAGCAGCAGGAGCCATAATATG CCAAAGGTTGCGGCCTACAATTCATGAGATAATCACAACAAAGATCAAAGCTCATGCAGAAAATGCTCCACGGCCTGGCATTGGCCAGGCTGCCCAAACAGCCATTACAGGTCTTCACTATCTAAAAGGGCAGTTGGAGAGTTTTCAGTCATCGAAACAGAAGCATCAGAATGGGATATATCTCGCAGTGCTACTAGCAGTCAGCCCTGTTTCACCTGTCATGGCTCCTACAGGAACAGCACAGGCTGCTGCAAAGGAACTCCTTGATTCAATTCTTGATACTGTTGTTCACATATTTG AGAACCATGTCATTGTTGGAGAACTTCTTGAGTCAAAGTGCTCGCAACAAGTTGACTTGAACACGCCTAAGTCCATGCCTACAGACATCAGTTGGAACCCTGATTCAGATGCATCTCGTGACACTGGAGGCTATAGTGTTGGCTTTTCATTGACCGTCTTACAG AGTGAATGCCAACAACTCATATGTGAGATCCTGCGAGCTACTCCAGAAGCTGCATCCGCAGATGCTGCTGTCCAAACAGCAAGACTTGCAAGCAAGGCCCCTTCAAAGGATAAGAG GGATGGGTCAGAAGATGGTCTAACATTTGCATTTCGTTTCACAGATGCTACTGTATCCATTTCAAATCAAG GGGTTGATCTCATTAGGCAAGGATGGAGTAAGAGAGGCTCCAATGTGCTCCAAGAAGGTTATGGTACAGCAGCTATTCTACCTGAGCAGGGAATTTATTTAGCAGCCTCGATATACCGGCCTGTTCTTCAG TTCACGGATAAAGTCGCTTCCATGCTGCCACAGAAGTACTCGCAACTTGG GAATGATGGACTTCTGGCATTTGTGGAGAACTTTGTGAAGGATCACTTCTTACCAGCAATGTTTGTTGATTATCGGAAAGCTGTACAGCAGGCAATATCAA GCCCAGCGGCATTTCGTCCGCGCGCACATGCTATCACATCTTATACCCCATTGGTTGAAAAAGGTCGACCTATCCTCCAAGGACTTTTGGCAATAGATTTCTTAGCAAAAGAG GTGCTTGGATGGGCACAAGCAATGCCAAAGTTTGCTGTTGCTCTTGTGAACTATGTTCAAACTTTTCTTGAAAGAACATATGAAAGATGTCGCACTTCATACATGGAG GCAGTTCTTGAGAAGCAAAGTTATATGCTCATTGGCAGACATGACATTGAAAATCTGATGCGACGCGATCCAGCCACTACATGTTTACCCTGTTCAATTGGTGAGCTAAATGCAGAAAATGGTGCTGCCTATGCTGAAAATTTGGAGGTTGAAATGGAAATCAGTGACACGTTATTGAATTTGCGGCCAATCAGACAG GAAAACTTGATTCGTGATGATAACAAGTTAATTTTACTGGCATCTTTAAGTGATTCATTGGAATATGTTGCTGATTCAATTGAAAG GCTTGGGAAGATTTGCCCTAGCACATCAAATCAGGTAGAAGAAAATGAGAAGCAGAAAGCTCCAAAGCATTCTAGAACAAGCAGTACACCTCCTAAGGATTTGACATCTTTCGCTGAAGAATATAAGAAACTTGCAATTGATTGCCTCAAGGTTCTTCGTGTGGAGATGCAATTGGAGACTATTTTTCATCTGCAG GAAATGACGAGCAAGGAATACCTGGATGATCAAGATGCAGAGGAGCCGGATGATTATATAATTTCGTTAACTAACCTG ATAACACGCCGGGATGAGGAAATGGCACCCTTCATTGCAGGATCAAGGCGGAACTACATATTCGGTGGTATATGTAGTGTTGCTTCAAATGCATCAATCAAG GCTTTGGCTGATTTGAAATCTATCAACCTGTTTGGAGTTCAGCAAATATGCCGTAATTCCATTGCACTGGAACAG GCTCTGGCTGCTATTCCTTCGATAGACGGTGAGGCTGTGCAGTTGAGATTAGATCGTGTTAGAACGTACTATGAGCTGTTGAACATGCCATTTGAG GCCCTACTTGCATTTATCGCGGAGCATGAGAACCTGTTTACATTTGCAGA GTACTCTGATCTTCTAAAGGTCCAGGTCCCGGGTAGGGAAATTCCAGCTGATGCACAAGATCGTGTAGCTGAAATTTTGCCCCGCTAG
- the LOC138869624 gene encoding uncharacterized protein, protein MIQHPNKNYIDPIPVRIHNQSAYCAHVEEETDGKPWFHDIKEYLSKGEYLEHTNHIKKRTLWRLSNHFFHSGGNLYRRTPDLGLLRCVDAKEASQLLEDVHAGTYGPHMNGFILAKKILRAGYFWMTMETDCIQYVHKYFQCQVHADMIKVSSNKLNATSSPCPFAA, encoded by the coding sequence atgatacaacatccaaataagaactacattgatcccatcccggtgaggatccataaccAGTCGGcgtattgtgctcatgtcgaggaagaaacagatggaaagccttggttccatgacatcaaagagtacttatcaaaaggagaatacttGGAGCATACAAATCACATTAAAAAACGCACGCTCTGGAGATTGTCGAATCATTTCTTCCATAGCGGAGgtaacttgtacagaagaactcctgatttgggtttactaagatgtgtcgacgcaaaggaagcctCTCAGCTACTAGAGGATGTGCACGCTGGGACCTATggtccacacatgaatggtttcattctggctaagaagatactcagggcaggttacttttggatgaccatggagacggattgcattcagtatgtccacaaatattttcaatgtcaagtgcacgcTGACATGATAAAAGTGTCGTCAAataagctcaatgcaacaagctcaccttgtccattcgccgcctag